The Vidua macroura isolate BioBank_ID:100142 chromosome 29, ASM2450914v1, whole genome shotgun sequence genome segment CTGCATGTTCGTCAAGATCTCGCAGCCCAACAAGCGCGCCGAGACCTTGGTGTTCTCCTCGCACGCCGTGGTGTCGCTGCGCGACGACCGCCTGTGCCTGATGTTCCGCGTGGGCGACCTGCGCGACTCGCACATCGTGGAGGCCTCCATCCGCGCCAAGCTCATCCAGTCCAAGCAGACGCAGGAGGGCGAGTTCATCCCGCTGGACCAGACCGACCTGAGCGTGGGCTTCGAGACGGGCGACGACCGGCTCTTCCTGGTGTCGCCGCTCATCATCAGCCACGAGATCGACGAGCGCAGCCCCTTCTGGGACGTGTCGCGGggggcagctggagagggatgaCTTCGAGATCGTCGTCATCCTCGAGGGCATGGTGGAGGCCACAGGGTAAACGGGGCGGGGACGCCTCGGTGGCACGGGGACGCCTCGGTGGCACGGGGACGCGGCGTCTTTGTGTGGATACATCCGTGGGGACGTCATCACCGTGGGACACATCGTCTTTGTGGGACACATCATCATGGGGACACCTCCATCAGGACGCATCATCTCCATAGGGACAGGTCCATGGGGACACCTCCATCGGGACACATCATCACTGTGGGGACACCTCATCTCTGTGGGGACATCACCTCCATGGGGATCTGTGACCTCCATGGGGACACTTCGTCTCCATGGGGACATCTCATCTCCATGGGGACACCTCCATGAGGACACATCCATGGGGACACCTCCATGCGGATGCATCATCTTCTTGGGGACATCTCATCTCCATGGGGACATCGTCTTCTTGGGACCCATCACCTCCATGGGGACAGACACCATCCATGGGGACACCTCACGTccatggggacaccatggggacagaCACCATCCATGGGGACACCTCATGTCCATGGGGGCACATTGTGTCCTTGGGGACACTTCGTCTCTGTGGGGACACCTCACCTCCACGGGGACATCTCTGCTGGGGGCTTCACAGCCCCCTCCTACCAGATTTGGGGTCCCCCAAAATGGGGGCACAGCACAGACCTCCCCCAGGTGAGCTTGGGGTGTCCCATGTCCTGGGGGCTTCAGGTATGGGGGTGTCCCAAGCCCTGGGGGGTTTCACAGGCCCCTCCTACCAGATTTGGGGTTTCCCATGCCCTGGGGGCTTCCGATACCGGGGTGCCCTTGGCCCCCCCAACTTCTGGGGCCTCCCCAACCCTCGTACCTGGCGGACAAGGTGCTATGGGGTCAGGGGCCTTCAGGTATTGGGGGTGCCCCCCAAAAGTTGGGGGTTTCACAGGCCCCTCCTACCagatttggggtcccccccATACCCTGGGTGAggcacagaccccccaggagggtttggggtgccctgTGCACTGGGTGTTTCACTTATAGGGTGCCCCATGTCCTGGGATTTCAGGTATTGGGGTCCCCCAGCCCTGAGTGATTCAGGTATTGGGGTGCCCCAAACCCTGGGGGTTTCACAGACCCCTCCTACCAGATTTGGGGGTTTCCCGTGTCCTGGATTCTtcaggttttggggtccccgtgCCCTGAGTGACTCAGGTATCGGGGTGCCCCTCACCCCTCCCATTTTGGGAGCCCCCTGACCCCCGTGTGCACCAGGGGTGACGTACCTGGCAGATGAAGTGCTGTGGGGTCAGGAACCTtcaggttttggggtccccatgCCCTGAGTGACTCAGGTATCGGGGTCCCCATGCCCTGAGTGGCtcaggttttggggtccccatgCCCTGAGTGGCtcaggttttggggtccccatgCCCTGAGTGACTCCGATATCAGGATCCCCATGCCCTGAGTGATtcaggttttggggtccccataCCCTGAGTGACtcaggttttggggtccccgtgCCCTGAGTGACTCAGGTATCGGGGTCCCCATGCTCTGAGTAACTCAGGTATCGGGGTGCCCATGCCCAGAGTCAGATATCGGGGTCCCCATGCCCTGAGTGACTCAGATATCAGGGTCCCCATGCCCTGAGTGGCtcaggttttggggtccccatgCCCTGAGTGACTCAGGTATCGGGGTCCCCATGCCCAGAGTCAGATATCGGGGTCCCCATGCCCTGAGTGACTCAGATATCGGGGTGCCCATGCCCTGAGTGACTCAGGTATGGGGGTCCCCATGCCCTGAGTGACTCAGGTATCGGGGTCCCCATGCCCAGAGTCAGATATCGGGGTGCCCATGCCCTGAGTGACTCAGGTATCGGGGTGTGCCCCCTCACCcctgccccccgtgccccccaggGATGACGTGCCAGGCGCGCAGCTCGTACCTGGCGGACGAGGTGCTGTGGGGCCACCGCTTCACGCCGCTGCTCAGCCTCGAGGAAGGTTTCTACGAGGTGGACTACGGCGGCTTCCACCACACCGTGCCCGTGCCCACCCCGGCCTGCAGCGCTCGCCAGCtggcagccgccgccgcccgccgcgaTGCCCACCTGTACTGGTCCATCCCCAGCCGCCTGgacgaggcggcggcggcggggggcgaGGGGGACCCCGAAATGTCCCCCCGCGAGAGCAACGGGACCCTGGCCAGCCCCGAGCCGCGGTGATGCCACCAAAAATCTGGCTGTAAATACTGAAAATCCTCCCCGTCAGGAtggtggggtggttttggggtgtccctgggtcTGTGGGGATgaggggggaccccaaaatctcTCAGGAGACCAACGGGACCCTGGCCAGCCCCGAGTCGCGGTGATGCCACCAAAAATCTGGCTGTAAATACTGAAAATCCCCCCCGTCAGGATggtggggtggtttttggggtgtccctgggtttGTGGGGGcaaaagggaccccaaaatctcTCAGGAGACCAACGGGACCCTGGCCAGCCCCGAGTTGCGGTGATGCCACCAAAAATCTGGCTGTAAATACTGAAAATCCTCCCCCCATtatggtggtggtggtttttggGTGTCCCTGGGTCTGTGGGGATgaggggggaccccaaaatctcTCAGGAGACCAACGGGACCCTGGCCAGCCCCGAGTTGAGGTGATGCCACTAAAATCTGGCTGTAAATACTGAAAATCCTCCCCCCCGTTatggtggtggtgtttttggggtgtccctgggtttGTGGGGATGAGGGGGGACCCCAGAATCTCTCAGGAGACCAACGGGACCCTGGCCAGCCCCAAGTTGAGGTGATGCCACCAAAAATCTGGCTGTAAATACTGAAAATCCTCCCCGTCAGGAtggtggggtggttttggggtgtccctgggtttGTGGGGTGTCCCTGAacttttggggtgtccctgggtttGTGGGGGCgaggggggaccccaaaatctcTCAGGAGACCAACGGGACCCTGGCCAGCCCCGAGTCGAGGCGGTGGTCCCAAAACATGACCCTATTTAATAAACATCCCCCCCGTTATGATGGTGGTGGCGGTTTTGGGGCGCGGGCCGtggatttggggtgtccctgggcttGGGGCCTGGCGGGAGGGGCAATCCAGAGGGTCCCCCGAGGAATTTGGGGTGAAATCGGGGTGGGCACAGCGCcctgaccccaaatcctgcggggggggggggcaggaagGGGTCAGTGCCACCCCTTCAAGGGCATGGGGACccccagggtgggcaggggggtcCCCCAAAGACATGGGGACCCCCAGGGCGGGTGTTGGGGTCCCCCAAGGACATGGGGAACACCAGGATAGGCGTGGGGGTCTCCAAGGGCATGGGGACCCCCAGGATGGGTGTTGGGGTCTCTCCAAGGTCATGGGGACCccccgggcgggcggggggcacCGAGACCCCCGTGACAGCGCGGGCCGGGGGTCACTGAGGTGGGCGAGGACACGGAGCCCCCCTCAttgcccccccctcccctcccccaatgtccccacgGGATCCCCCCAGCCTGGGGGGGGGGCGGCGCTGGGGACTGCGGAACCGAGCGGCGCCGAAAGGAGACGAAAGGAGCCGAATGAGGCCGAGCGAGGCCGAAAGAAGACGAATGAGGCCGAGCGAGGCCGAAAGAAGACGAATGAGGCCGAGCGGGGCCGAAAGAAGACGAATGAGGCCGAGCGGGGCCGAAAGAAGACGAATGAggccgagcggggccgagcCGAAGCTGAGCGGAGCCGAAAGGAGACGAACGGAGCCGATTGCAGCCGAGCTGAGCCGAGCCCAGGATGAGCGGGGCCGAACGCGTCCGAAAGGAGCCGAACgcagccgagccgagccgaacGGGGGCTGAGCGCCACCACGGCCCCgcccacccctggccccgcccctcccccgtCGCgcgtgggggggtgggggggggcaggggctgcgaccccccccccaaaattaGCGACCCCCGGggccccccccagccccccgcgTGCCTCACGCGTGttgtcccccccgtgtcccccccggcTGTCGCATTCCTGCCGCCCACGGGCAGCAgctgcgcggggcggggggcggcggggacgggcagggggctgggggggactgggagggactgggagggactgggggtgactgggagggactgggggtgactgggagggggctggggggaactgggggtgACTGGGGCGGACTGGGAGGATTGGCAAGACTGGGAGGACTGGGAATAGTGGGGAGCGCTGGGAGGTGtggggggagctgggagggactggagggGGGGTCAGGGTGAACTGGGGGGAGTGGGAGGGTGGAGAAACTGGGAATTGGGAGGATTGGGGTGAGTGGGAGGACTGGGAcggactgggggggactgggggggattggggggacTGGGAAGGACTGAGTGGGATTGGGGGGACTGGGAAGGACTGGGACGGGCTGGGACGGGCTAGGGGGTACTGGGAGGACTGAGTGGGACTGGGAGGACTGGAGGGTACTGGGAGGACTGGGAAGGACTGGTTCGGGCtgggggcagggctgtgggccggggggggaggggggcgcggggcggtcCGCGGGTCCCCCGTGGGGACGGTCCCGGCACGTGGCCCCGGTCCCGCGTCATCGGTGTTTGTTCAGcttggggacagcgggggggacagcgggggggacagcgggacggggggggggggggtggggggcactgggggggcaggggggggacagagaggggacaaaGGGGGGGACAAAGGGGGGGGACAAGGGGCGGCAGGAGCAGGGGAACCGGCCACGGCTGCGGggcactggggggactgggggaactgggaggacTGGGAGGACTGGAAGACTGGGATGGATTGAGGGGACTGGGAGCGGCTGGGGGGACTGGAAGAGACGGGCACTGGGaggactgggatgaactgggggcactgggaggactgggatggactggggacactggaaagactgggagggactggaaaAGACCggcactgggatggactgggggcactgggatggactgggggcactgggaggacaggaggggactgggatggacttGAACagactgggggaactgggaggactgggatgaactggagggactgggatgaacCCCAGGGGACTGGAATggactggcagcactgggaagaaTAGCACAGGGGGAACTGGGGGGCGTTGGGACagactgggaggaactgggaagtgctgggatggactgggaggtgctggggacaATGGACAGACTGGGCAgtactgggacaaactggggggactggggcagcctgggaggTACTGGGAGTGCAGATCGGGACTGGGGGGACTGGTCGAGACTGGGGTTACTGGTCTGCACcgaggctgcagggctggatggggagCGCcgggctctgcacagggaagaTACTGGGAAGACACTGGGAGGATACTGGGAGGACACTGGGAGGATACTGGGAGGATACTGGGAGGACACTGGGAGGATACTGGGAGGATACTGGGAGGATACTGGGCGGCAGTGGAGGGCGCGGCCGGCGCAGGGAGCTGAGCCGCGGGCTGGGGGAGCTGATAACTGGTGCAGACTGGTGTCGCTGGTGTGGACTGGTGTAACTGGTATCGCTGGTGTCGTTGGTGTCAAcggtgtcactggtgtcactggtgtcactggtgtcactggtgtggactggtgtcactggtgtctGTCACTGGTGtaactggtgtcactggtgtcactggtgcagACTGGTGTTACTGGTGTCTGtaactggtgtcactggtgtctgtaactggtgtcactggtgttaCTGGTGTCGTTGGTGTCACTGGTGTCTGtaactggtgtcactggtgtcactggtgcagACTGGTGTTACTGGTGTCTGtaactggtgtcactggtgtcactggtgtcactggtgtcactggtgtctgtaactggtgtcactggtgtcactggtgtggactggtgtcactggtgtcactggtgcagACTGGTGTTACTGGTGTCTGtaactggtgtcactggtgtcaccgGTGCagactggtgtcactggtgtctgtaactggtgtcactggtgtcactggtgtcactggtgtctgtaactggtgtcactggtgtcaccggtgccccccccccccgctcttGAGCTGCCCTTGGCGGTTGCCATGGAGATAaagccgggggggggggggggtactGGGAGGGGACCTTGGCgcggcactggggacactggggggtgggggggggggacgggaacaGCCGGAGtctggggacaaggggacaccggggacaaggggacaccggggacagccGGACGCAGGAACAGCCTCCACGGGCACAACCAGAGCCAGGGAACAGCCGGAGCCCGGGAACAACCAGACACCGGGAATGAAGCGGGGTGGGCACAGCCGGAGCCCGGGAACAGTCAGATCCCGGGAACAGCCGGAGCCCGGGAACAGCCGGATCCTGGCAACAGCCGGATCCTGGCAACAGCTGGATCCTGGCAACAGCTGGATCCCGGGAACAGCCTGATCCTGGGAACAGCCAGATCATGGGAACAGCCGGAGCCCGGGAACAGCTGGATCCTGGGAACAGTCGGATCCTGGCAACAGCCGGATCATGGGAACAGCCGGATCCTGGCAACAGCCGGATCATGGGAACAGCCAGATCTAGCCACAGTCGGTCCCTGGGAACAGCCAGATTTCAGGAACATTTGGATTCCTGGGCACAGTCAGACCCTGGGAACAGCAGATCCCTGGGAACAGTCACAGCGTGGGGACAGTcagagcctgggcacagctggatcccgggcacagctggatcccgGGCACAGCCGCTCCTGGGGCACCGTGGATCCCTCGGGAACAGCCGATCCCTGGGCACAGTCGGACCCCCGGGCACGGGCAGACCCCCGGGCACAGTCGGACCCCCGGGCACAGTCGGACTCCCGGCACAGCCCCCCCAGTTCACCCCCCCTCGGTGTCCCCCCGACTCCCGGCCGTTCCCGGGCTAATTTTAGCCCCCGGCCGCATTCCCGGGCACCTCCCGCTGCCAGGCGGGATCAGACCGGGAGCACCGGGCACACACCGggctggggaccccccccccaaaaaccaaacaacaccCCCCAAaataccccccccccccccgggctcACCCCCTGCTCCGGaggggggggggcagggaggCTCCAAAAATGGAGCGGCCCCCCCCCCTAAAGCTGCCCCGCGGGGGGTCCGGATGTGGGGGTCCccctggatttgggggggggggggggggtcaggaaGGGTCACTGCCGTCCCCCCGCACGCACCTGCGTTCCCAGCGCCCCCCCCCGGgccgggggagcggcgggggctgggggtggggggcgggggtgggggcgggggggggccgGCCCGGGCGGGGCCCGCTGGGTTTTTTCTCGGCCGCTGTCGCCGCGCCCCCCCCAAAAGTGTCCCGGGCTGGGAACGGCGACGGCAGCGCCATGGGCAGAGGGGTGAGTAGGGGCGGCCCGGGGCGCCCACGCGGGGCACGGAGCCACGCGGGGCGCGGAGCCACGCggggcaccccaaaaaaaaaaaaaacaaaaccccccaaaaaaaaaaaaaaccaaccccgaaccccccccctccccacagtgCCCACCCACCCCCCGCCCCAGCCGGGCACCCCCACGCGCGGAGCCCACCCCACGCGGGGCGCCCCAAACCCACCCGGGGCACCCCAAACACAGGCGGGGCGCCCCAAACCCACTCGCGGCACCCCAAAAGCAcgcgggaccccccccccacagactcacccccccccccaccggaaaaccccccccccccgggaccccttCCCCGGGCGGGCCCCCACGCGTGACAACCCCCGCGACACCCGGAGCACCCCCCGGACGCCCCGCCACTCAACCGGGCACCCCCCACGCGGGACCCCCACCCTTagaccccctccccccccccccccaaaatcacaGACCCGACCCTCCCCACGCGggacagcccccccccccccccgctctgCCAGGGCACCCCCCGTGTGCCACCTGCGCAGGTGGCACCGCCCCAcgcgggaccccccccccaccccaaatttttccccccacccccccccgcggtgccccccaaaacccccgaGGGGCCGCAGAACGCGCGAGGGCCGCAGACCCCCCCCATGAGCAGGGGTCTTTTTTTAGGGGTGGGGGTCCCAAactcgccccccccccccccgcgctgGAAATCGCCAGCCCCGTTggcgggacccccccccccgcgcgTGGCTCGGTGCCCGCGGCTGCCCCGAGCCCCGCTCTCGGTGCCCTGGCAACGCCCGCGGGGGGGCCCCGAGCGCCGCtggccccgcgcccgcccccccccccccccccccccacggtgtcccccggcccccccccgcGCCGCTGGCACCGCCgcgaccccccccccaaacccaacggaacccccccccaccccgggcaCCCACCCAAAATCGGGGGGGACCCCGCGGGGTGGGGGTTCTCCACCCCCCCTCGACCCCCCCCCCGCGGGTGTCCCCTTGGCGCTGTCCCCAAGGGGGGGGGAAGCGGGGGGGGGACACTGGCGACACCCGACaccccccctgaccccccccccaaatgcGGGGGGGTCCCCTCAGGTGGGTTCCCCCCAGTGCTGAGCCACAATTGGGGTCCCCCGTGTTGGGGGGTGGGGCagggcccccccccccccgtgggttggggggtgggggtgcccccagtgccccccccccccggtaaCTCGAGCCCCCCCCCGgtccccccccccgctcccggTGTTGGTTTTGGCTCCCGGAGCTTTTCCATGACatcgcccccccccccgccccgccccccccccggccGGGCCACCCGGGgacccctggggacaggaggggacaggaggggacaggaggggacaggaggggacagtgccaccccCCGAGGAGTGGGAGGGTCCTGACCCCCCCCCCGGCCTCGTGACGCCCTGGGGGGGCTTTTCCTGTGCCCGGCTGGTGGGGACCCCCCCATGGGTGTGGGGACCCccctgtggtgacagtgacacccccAGCGTGACGGTGACACCCtcctggtgacagtgacacccccCCGGCTGCAGTGACACCCccctggtgacagtgacacccccAGGGTGACGGTGACACCCCTGtagtgacagtgacacccccCTGGTGACAGTGACATTCCCACGGTGACGGTGACACCTCCCTGGCTGCAGTGACACCCCCACAGTGACGGTGACATGCCCACGGTGACAGTGACACACCCCtggtgacagggacacccccaTGGCCGCGGTGCCACCCTGGTGACCACAGTGACCCCCCCTGTGGCCAGTGACCCCCCCCGTGACCCCAATGCCACCCTCCAATGACCGCAATGCCACCTGTCACCGCGACTGCCCAGTGACCGCAATGCCACCCCGATGACCACAGTGACACCCACCATGACCACAGTGACCCTTCAATGACCACAATGCCACCCTGGTGACCACAATGCCACCCTAGTGACCACAGTGAGCCCCTGGTGACCACAGTGTCCCCTCAATGACCACAGTGACCCTTTAATGACCACAATGCCACCCTGGTGACCACAATGACCCCACCCATGGCCACAATGCCACCCTCCAATGACCACAGTGCCACCTTGGTGACCACAGTGTCCCTTCAATGACCACCGTGACCCCTCAATGACCACAATGCCACCCTGATGACCATAATGCCACCCTGGTGACCACAGCGACCCCTCAATGGCCACAGTGACCCCTGAATGACCACAATGCCACCCTGATGACCGCAGTGACCCCCTGGTGACCACAATGCCACCCTGGTGACCACAGTGACCACTCAATGACCAGTGTCCCTTCAATGACCACAGCGACCCCTCAATGGCCACAGTGACC includes the following:
- the KCNJ9 gene encoding LOW QUALITY PROTEIN: G protein-activated inward rectifier potassium channel 3 (The sequence of the model RefSeq protein was modified relative to this genomic sequence to represent the inferred CDS: inserted 1 base in 1 codon; deleted 1 base in 1 codon; substituted 1 base at 1 genomic stop codon); this translates as MAQDNAAFCGVPEGVPTGVPAEAKPPLPRPPKPPNAARGGPGGGAAARKRQRYVEKDGKCNVQHGNVRETYRYLTDIFTTLVDLKWRFSLLIFILAYALTXLFFGLIWWVIAYSRGDLEHLGDHTWTPCVNNLNGFVSAFLFSIETETTIGYGHRVITDTCPEGIVLLLLQAILGSMVNAFMVGCMFVKISQPNKRAETLVFSSHAVVSLRDDRLCLMFRVGDLRDSHIVEASIRAKLIQSKQTQEGEFIPLDQTDLSVGFETGDDRLFLVSPLIISHEIDERSPFWDVSRGQLERDDFEIVVILEGMVEATGXTGRGRLGMTCQARSSYLADEVLWGHRFTPLLSLEEGFYEVDYGGFHHTVPVPTPACSARQLAAAAARRDAHLYWSIPSRLDEAAAAGGEGDPEMSPRESNGTLASPEPR